From Candidatus Amoebophilus asiaticus 5a2, the proteins below share one genomic window:
- the topA gene encoding type I DNA topoisomerase, translated as MSKNLVIVESPAKAKTIQNYLGKDYEVASSNGHVRDLPKHNKAIDIEQDFQPTYEITKGKQQLIKELKKKANNAQKVYLASDDDREGEAISWHLKEALDLVDNKTQRIVFREITKNAILNAIKNPRNIDLALVNSQQARRILDRLVGYDLSPLLWKKIKPGLSAGRVQSVAVRMIVERERAIQHFVATNYFVVTALFDLGNKQRLLAELSDRLQNEKEAHQFLEKCIGTTFSIQNLDKKLAKRSPAPPFTTSTLQQEASQKFGYGVTRTMLLAQNLYEAGKISYMRTDSVTLSQEAIQSAQQEIASNYGSTYFQERHYKTKSASAQEAHEAIRPTDFSQRVVSQDASEQRLYELIWKRAIASQMADAQLERTTAHIAISTTPQQLVAHGEVVKFDGFLKVYAVKHDEDDEADDQADDQAQGSKLLPPLKVGQLLPLEDMQARERFTKPPARYSEASLVKQLEEQGIGRPSTYAPTITTIQQRGYVVKESKEGKERNYQVLTLKDDAIKKEIFKEITGTEKNKLFPTDIAMVVNDFLVERFSEVTDYGFTAKVESELDEVATGHKEWNQMLAEFYKNFYPKVAETQQVERTAINTSRMLGHDPVSGKPVTARIGRFGPLVQIGNNEEDEAPRFASLKKDQRIESITLEEALTLFKFPRTVGQWENLPIEASIGRFGPYLKYQNQFYTLPKEEDPLTVTEERAIQIIQDKQKADAEKVIKTFPEDVNMQILNGRWGPYLKVGKVNVKLPKDVDPKKLSFAECQKLAESAMPIATAKKKSARR; from the coding sequence ATGTCCAAGAATTTAGTCATTGTTGAGTCACCTGCTAAAGCCAAAACCATCCAAAATTATTTAGGAAAAGACTATGAAGTTGCTTCTTCCAATGGGCATGTACGCGATTTACCTAAACATAATAAGGCTATTGATATTGAGCAAGACTTTCAACCTACTTATGAGATTACTAAAGGTAAGCAACAGCTTATAAAAGAACTAAAGAAGAAAGCCAACAACGCACAAAAAGTTTATTTAGCTAGCGATGATGATCGAGAAGGAGAAGCTATTTCCTGGCATCTAAAAGAGGCACTCGACTTAGTGGATAATAAAACACAAAGAATTGTTTTTAGAGAGATTACTAAAAATGCTATACTAAATGCTATAAAAAACCCTAGAAATATTGACCTGGCATTAGTAAACTCCCAGCAAGCACGGCGTATTCTAGATAGGTTGGTAGGATATGATTTATCTCCATTGCTGTGGAAAAAGATAAAGCCTGGCCTTTCTGCAGGGCGGGTGCAATCAGTTGCTGTTAGAATGATTGTAGAACGAGAGCGTGCTATACAGCATTTTGTTGCTACTAACTACTTTGTTGTAACGGCATTATTTGATTTGGGTAACAAGCAACGTCTGTTAGCAGAACTTTCTGATCGTTTGCAAAATGAAAAAGAAGCCCACCAATTTTTAGAGAAATGTATAGGTACAACCTTTTCTATTCAAAATTTAGATAAAAAGCTAGCTAAAAGGTCACCTGCTCCCCCTTTTACCACTTCTACTTTACAGCAAGAAGCCAGCCAAAAGTTTGGCTATGGCGTTACACGTACCATGTTACTAGCACAAAATCTGTATGAAGCTGGTAAGATTTCTTATATGCGTACAGATTCTGTGACGCTTTCGCAAGAGGCTATTCAAAGTGCACAGCAAGAAATAGCAAGCAATTATGGTAGTACTTATTTTCAAGAAAGGCATTACAAAACAAAATCTGCTTCGGCACAAGAAGCACATGAAGCCATTAGGCCCACTGACTTTTCTCAACGTGTTGTAAGTCAAGACGCTAGTGAGCAGCGCTTATATGAATTAATTTGGAAACGTGCTATTGCCTCACAAATGGCCGATGCTCAATTGGAAAGGACTACCGCACATATTGCTATTTCTACTACCCCTCAACAGCTTGTGGCACATGGTGAGGTTGTTAAGTTTGATGGCTTCCTAAAAGTATATGCAGTTAAACATGATGAAGACGATGAAGCAGACGATCAAGCAGACGATCAAGCACAAGGCAGTAAGCTATTACCACCATTAAAAGTAGGACAACTTCTTCCATTAGAGGATATGCAAGCGCGTGAGCGTTTTACCAAGCCTCCTGCTAGATATTCTGAAGCTAGCTTGGTTAAGCAGCTCGAAGAGCAGGGGATTGGACGCCCCTCTACTTATGCGCCTACTATTACTACTATACAACAACGCGGTTATGTAGTTAAAGAATCAAAAGAAGGGAAGGAGCGTAACTATCAGGTGTTGACGCTAAAAGATGATGCTATAAAAAAAGAGATATTTAAGGAAATAACAGGCACAGAAAAAAATAAGTTGTTCCCTACTGATATTGCCATGGTAGTGAATGACTTTTTGGTAGAGCGCTTTTCCGAAGTAACTGATTATGGTTTTACTGCTAAAGTAGAGTCTGAGTTAGATGAGGTAGCTACAGGCCATAAAGAGTGGAACCAGATGTTGGCTGAGTTTTATAAGAATTTTTATCCCAAAGTAGCAGAAACACAACAAGTAGAGCGGACAGCCATTAATACAAGTAGGATGTTGGGACATGATCCTGTAAGTGGTAAGCCTGTTACTGCACGTATTGGAAGATTTGGTCCATTAGTGCAAATAGGCAACAACGAGGAAGATGAGGCCCCACGTTTTGCAAGCCTTAAAAAAGATCAGCGTATAGAAAGTATTACCTTAGAAGAAGCACTTACGCTCTTCAAGTTTCCAAGAACAGTAGGGCAATGGGAAAACTTACCTATAGAAGCGAGTATAGGCAGGTTTGGTCCTTATTTGAAATATCAAAATCAATTTTATACCCTTCCCAAAGAAGAGGACCCGCTTACAGTTACGGAAGAGCGTGCCATACAGATTATACAAGACAAGCAAAAAGCAGATGCAGAAAAAGTAATTAAAACCTTTCCAGAGGATGTAAATATGCAAATACTTAATGGTCGCTGGGGACCTTATCTAAAGGTAGGAAAGGTAAATGTTAAGTTACCTAAAGACGTAGATCCTAAAAAGTTAAGCTTTGCAGAATGTCAAAAATTAGCAGAAAGCGCCATGCCAATTGCTACTGCAAAAAAGAAATCTGCTCGTAGATAG
- a CDS encoding agmatinase family protein, which produces MKLFSHTNHMPTTRASLFHTNVSIEEASLIVIPAPWEVTVSTRSGTALGPETILKASYQLGLYSPRFPNIDQISIAMLPIPHDWKILSDTLRHDTAGYIHALELGIQYTTMPKSILQKINSHTRLFLDELKNKALNYLNKGKIVSVVGGEHIVALGLVEALTEKYSNFGMLHLNAHATLHKAYQGFTYSHASLMHNVLKLPQVETVVQIGLRDYTKEEAQVIDSSKGRIITFLNDTLKAEKFQGITWDTSCKKIIDALPEHIYISFDIDSLDASLCPSTGTPVPGGLGFDEVCYLFKCLVNAGKKVIGFDLCEVSPGEQFDLDAQVGSRMLYQLALTTAASQNTLNS; this is translated from the coding sequence ATGAAACTCTTTTCTCATACCAATCATATGCCAACTACTAGAGCTAGCCTTTTTCATACCAATGTTTCTATTGAAGAAGCATCTTTGATAGTAATTCCTGCGCCTTGGGAGGTGACTGTATCTACAAGATCAGGTACAGCATTAGGGCCTGAAACCATTTTAAAAGCTTCTTATCAACTAGGCCTTTATTCTCCTAGATTTCCTAATATAGATCAAATATCTATAGCTATGTTACCGATCCCCCATGACTGGAAAATATTAAGTGATACGCTCAGGCATGATACGGCTGGATATATTCATGCATTAGAGTTAGGAATTCAATATACTACGATGCCTAAAAGTATCTTACAAAAAATTAATTCACACACACGACTTTTTTTAGATGAGTTAAAAAATAAAGCCTTAAACTATTTAAACAAAGGCAAAATCGTGTCAGTAGTAGGCGGTGAACACATTGTAGCATTAGGGCTTGTAGAAGCATTGACAGAAAAATATTCAAATTTTGGTATGCTCCACCTCAATGCTCATGCTACGTTACATAAGGCGTACCAAGGATTTACTTATTCTCATGCTTCATTAATGCATAATGTATTAAAATTACCCCAAGTTGAAACAGTAGTACAAATAGGCTTGCGTGACTATACAAAAGAGGAAGCACAAGTAATTGATAGTTCAAAAGGACGTATTATAACCTTTTTAAATGACACGCTAAAAGCAGAAAAGTTTCAAGGAATTACCTGGGATACAAGCTGTAAAAAAATAATAGATGCACTACCAGAACATATCTATATCAGTTTCGATATAGATAGTTTAGATGCAAGTTTATGTCCTAGCACAGGGACTCCCGTGCCAGGCGGTCTAGGATTTGATGAAGTATGCTATTTGTTTAAATGTTTAGTAAATGCTGGGAAGAAAGTTATTGGTTTTGATTTATGTGAAGTTTCTCCTGGAGAACAGTTTGACTTAGATGCACAGGTAGGTAGTAGAATGCTATACCAACTTGCTTTAACAACAGCTGCTAGCCAAAATACATTAAATAGTTAA
- a CDS encoding IS5-like element ISCaa8 family transposase (programmed frameshift), translating to MTQEYSTNINREQFEVIRPILEAARKKTKPRQVDLYEVFSGLLYLLKTGCQWRMLPKDFPKWRTVHAYFQIWSEKQENGISFLEEALKNMVARLRKQAGKAAQTSLIIVDAQSIKNTDTAKEKGYDGAKKINGIKRHIAVDSQGLPHGIYVTRASETNRDGAVTMLKDHKEQLAKVKKVLVDGGYSGEVFANQVKEVLQGAEVEVAKRSELHRFKVIPKRWIVERSFGWLEKCRRLWKNCERRLTTSLQMVVLAFLRICLQRL from the exons ATGACTCAAGAGTATTCTACTAATATTAATAGAGAACAATTTGAAGTTATACGCCCTATTTTGGAAGCAGCCCGAAAAAAGACTAAACCTCGCCAGGTAGATTTATATGAGGTATTCTCTGGATTACTGTATCTGCTCAAGACAGGCTGCCAATGGAGAATGTTGCCTAAAGATTTTCCTAAATGGCGTACGGTACATGCTTATTTTCAGATATGGAGTGAAAAGCAAGAAAATGGCATAAGCTTTCTAGAAGAAGCATTA AAAAATATGGTTGCTCGTCTGAGGAAGCAAGCAGGTAAAGCAGCCCAAACGAGCCTGATTATAGTAGATGCGCAAAGCATAAAGAATACAGATACAGCCAAAGAGAAAGGCTATGATGGAGCTAAAAAGATAAACGGGATCAAGCGCCACATAGCCGTAGACAGCCAAGGCTTACCGCATGGGATATATGTTACACGGGCTAGTGAAACAAATAGAGATGGAGCAGTAACTATGCTTAAAGATCACAAAGAGCAATTAGCTAAGGTAAAGAAGGTGCTCGTAGATGGAGGCTATAGTGGAGAAGTGTTTGCCAACCAAGTAAAAGAAGTCCTTCAGGGAGCGGAAGTAGAAGTAGCTAAAAGGAGCGAATTGCATCGATTTAAGGTAATACCTAAGCGATGGATAGTGGAGCGAAGTTTTGGCTGGCTGGAAAAATGCCGACGCCTATGGAAAAACTGTGAGAGAAGATTAACTACAAGCTTACAAATGGTGGTGCTTGCTTTTCTAAGAATATGCCTACAAAGATTATGA
- a CDS encoding colicin immunity domain-containing protein: protein MVSNNIMLLDKIHLQKYIYLLGLFVSNQIDISSFEDLFLKIRREDNYWLSGLFNNKIGKVLDSLFLDVDEYTPDCLFDPNNKFTINETELKKRASESLNTLKKII, encoded by the coding sequence ATGGTAAGTAATAATATAATGTTGTTAGATAAAATTCATCTACAGAAATACATTTACCTTCTTGGCCTATTTGTTTCAAATCAAATTGATATATCTAGCTTTGAAGATTTATTTCTTAAAATTAGAAGGGAAGATAATTATTGGTTATCGGGCTTGTTTAATAATAAAATAGGAAAAGTTTTGGACTCATTGTTTCTTGATGTTGATGAATATACTCCAGACTGCTTATTTGATCCAAATAATAAATTCACAATTAATGAAACAGAACTAAAAAAACGAGCCAGTGAATCATTGAATACGTTAAAGAAAATAATTTAG
- a CDS encoding ankyrin repeat domain-containing protein, with amino-acid sequence MFRTSCLRYVYQPNLLLLLVVAPLPTLAALKQKRVSRKQLSIPTKAHPQASQHHQAPVKQKHKKDIALPADQHIAKKKREDIEKHKKEQHTHKTSSIKSDTTAEQEPKKAEDIDGQIIEKAFIAEGDYQVTFTKVENQWIARIQSPSWSYYTVSHQVPVYLALNMKLAHLLKMDERSQKRHIHILFQRDTKNNRKVLKGVYIGIMGLNGGGNFPLHEAVNQGDLQCIKQLINASIRDIKDDTGNTAVHILINSYKPKIAEQQLKILHFITMFGPRPNMQDNDGNTPLHLAVKKGHIEIVKKLLERSADIYIQNNDGNTPLHLAVIQNEIEITRLLLASLDDIAFNTKNNLGKTLMHYAAAAGHVEIVKILLAQREKKKEKLGLKVLWRHEEISIQIQDEQGYTPLHGAAENGHSEIISLLLQAEADPYIKDKSGITALHKVFNTGQTKAIQAILKQANLFPLRWAVENGDTNLVKQLIAAGSSINSLERYDKHALYIAFEKGYDEIAKQLLEAGANINSQIIFRNSEQELELIPLLGLSIARGNSKVANQLLKAGADINYRDNEGRTCLHLAVKNNQLEIFQALLDAGANVNAKDNFGNSPLHIAANNSHWYFVTLLLEARANLQATDDNGYTALDNAMAKGRLQLVEVLSAANIHKFYASCCAARARKQLTFPQRADSEKENISTARIQKFLDDYTASLLSADKEKFNADITPILHKQLGQAASNLQEQVIHYFQQGGDFHLQVLQKHNVQDWVKESLILDIIQATSDQANTIAIYQLRTSIVKLLQNYSDIDANNLLYILQEIQATHQLELSQLCEVITYLSASNPSQAVECLTTPHENWIIALQFSWLNEKIKSLKHFLPKQRRKLTHTLNQLLWQSEVTATFLNGLQAEKSWRRIKQFFSFITLNTVPEDILISIFNLPPLKEGASMVESWQYYIISKCIKSLLKKIFPAPIPVIESQIDILLLDKLWLLDVMFHPLKELSRRQTNYTEIDDHRFSQVLDLLIEYNLGEDKASVYGEVLEVITDKPSQDWEKEAHKFITKAAFKQSHERSIDEILSYITEKSPYASFAKQKDHLETAYKGVKNAYKESSNLLLTHKKTINKWNQEEILEWANHIKYTNSIDFSLPETQHELIAVIKRAVELCYGYPPRNTQLLTALIMLNPAEGKGRLAQVNTGEGKSLIVAILAAIHGLQCKKVDIVTTSTELSVREAAKQENFFSMLGLTVGENSNDELNYGIYGRDIVYGTAANFQRDILLTEFSGKDNRGRRGFGVVIVDKVDSMLFDSRNYNLHISSQMPAMHHLEVVLGALFSFVNLLLRHLVEKDGKTYYIAEDFEVKGDQLIVYSGSDKPVQLEDKEVEDKESFIVQNTENWLRTVLRNPADTGNGEETEWQDYNKWCAKLVMFKYKLGREQKEEKKKQLEERIKTLEQQIENAPWKKREEVIDIPKHLRGFVLKQIPHWTRSALLAICFYKKELHYDIKDGEIVPIDYDNTGVLQESMVWNDGLAQMLQIKEGLKVKPESISTNYISTPGFFKRYGHSIYGLTGTLGNQPTHDFLSEVYSTGLVIIPPYKHIQIANNEHSQYLCKELPAIIVPTHQAWREAISKTVLSKVRNKRAVLVICKYIDQAKRLAKYLRQHHNADKIFTYTGQEKFTKEHIDSGEVIIATNIAGRGTDLTTTSTVEEHGGMHVCITFLPDTYRIELQNAGRTARQGKKGTAQLIIQNADINDIKLLRTIRDWQERNAINRAKQDVEEMDFQDRLFDSFCALESKLLPNVDDAKKLQQYQIIEEAWEKTEKDFLSPPSIAKAYQAQLNARVQADLDHLINKLEEDISKTPETQWGQLEFSLTLNNGKKLKITDIKTRADIQQLKENLAQFIRKDLSSTLFKEDDFTQQHTETIRNNFYQAFKSSMAADVIEALREGKPFIPENGELAAKYKWGEQEKRAIQERWGIWLHHALKGKRSDKKGIQDQFTALSKEIKDHGKEDKLIQNPYFYVLKGNELLAQDRKYLAIEAYDKAIYLDHLYSVNARYNKAWALLKEEGDSRQNIRIARKTLQQAKILLASKHQSDLILFHSLVSGAIGAKPTFLQHMQYQINILAEQQNILMRLYISSILLKRKSGI; translated from the coding sequence GTGTTTCGAACGAGCTGCTTACGATACGTTTATCAACCCAACTTACTCCTGTTACTAGTAGTAGCACCCCTACCTACCCTAGCCGCACTTAAACAAAAAAGAGTTTCAAGAAAGCAACTATCTATACCAACCAAAGCCCATCCGCAGGCTAGCCAGCACCATCAGGCACCCGTTAAGCAGAAACATAAAAAAGATATAGCATTACCGGCCGACCAGCATATAGCTAAGAAAAAGAGAGAGGATATTGAAAAGCATAAGAAAGAACAACATACGCATAAGACCTCATCTATAAAATCTGATACAACAGCTGAACAAGAGCCTAAAAAAGCAGAGGATATAGATGGCCAGATTATTGAAAAAGCGTTTATAGCAGAAGGCGATTATCAGGTTACTTTTACTAAAGTAGAGAATCAGTGGATAGCTCGTATACAATCTCCTAGCTGGAGTTATTATACTGTAAGCCATCAAGTACCAGTATATCTAGCTCTTAACATGAAACTAGCGCACCTTTTAAAAATGGATGAGCGCTCGCAAAAACGGCATATTCATATACTTTTTCAAAGAGATACTAAAAACAATCGAAAAGTACTTAAAGGTGTGTATATCGGCATCATGGGACTAAATGGTGGGGGTAACTTTCCTTTACACGAAGCTGTTAATCAGGGAGATTTACAATGTATTAAGCAGCTAATAAACGCTAGTATACGAGATATCAAAGATGACACTGGCAATACAGCCGTACATATTTTAATTAATTCTTATAAACCAAAAATAGCAGAACAGCAGTTAAAAATACTTCACTTTATAACAATGTTTGGCCCAAGACCAAACATGCAAGATAATGATGGTAATACACCTTTGCACTTAGCAGTAAAAAAAGGACATATAGAAATTGTAAAGAAGTTGTTAGAAAGGTCTGCGGATATATACATACAGAATAACGATGGTAATACCCCTTTGCATTTAGCAGTTATACAAAATGAAATAGAAATAACTAGGTTGTTATTAGCGTCTCTAGATGATATAGCTTTTAATACCAAGAATAATTTGGGAAAAACACTCATGCATTATGCAGCGGCAGCGGGACATGTAGAGATTGTAAAAATATTACTAGCGCAAAGAGAAAAAAAGAAAGAAAAGCTAGGACTTAAGGTTCTATGGAGGCATGAAGAAATTTCAATTCAAATTCAAGATGAACAAGGTTATACCCCTTTGCATGGGGCAGCTGAAAATGGACATTCAGAAATTATTTCACTACTACTGCAAGCAGAAGCAGATCCTTACATTAAAGATAAAAGCGGTATAACTGCACTACATAAAGTATTTAATACTGGACAGACTAAAGCAATACAGGCCATATTAAAGCAAGCAAATCTGTTTCCTTTACGCTGGGCTGTTGAAAATGGAGATACCAACTTAGTAAAACAACTAATTGCTGCAGGAAGCTCAATTAACAGCTTAGAACGTTATGATAAACATGCTTTGTATATAGCCTTTGAAAAAGGTTACGATGAAATAGCAAAACAGTTATTAGAAGCAGGTGCAAATATAAACAGTCAAATTATTTTTCGTAATTCCGAACAGGAGCTAGAGTTGATCCCTCTATTGGGCTTGTCGATTGCCAGAGGTAATAGTAAAGTGGCAAATCAGTTATTAAAAGCAGGCGCAGATATCAATTATCGTGACAATGAAGGGAGAACCTGTTTACACTTAGCAGTAAAAAACAATCAACTGGAAATATTCCAAGCTTTGTTAGATGCTGGCGCCAACGTAAATGCAAAAGACAACTTTGGTAATTCACCATTACATATAGCGGCAAATAATAGCCACTGGTATTTTGTTACATTGCTGTTAGAAGCTAGGGCCAACCTACAAGCTACTGATGATAATGGATATACGGCTCTAGATAATGCTATGGCAAAAGGCAGATTACAATTGGTTGAAGTACTCTCTGCTGCTAATATACATAAGTTTTATGCTAGTTGTTGTGCAGCAAGAGCCCGTAAGCAACTTACATTCCCTCAACGAGCAGATAGCGAAAAGGAGAATATATCAACTGCTAGAATTCAAAAATTTTTAGATGACTATACAGCCAGCTTACTTTCAGCAGATAAAGAAAAATTTAATGCCGACATTACACCCATTTTACATAAACAGCTGGGGCAGGCTGCTTCTAATCTACAAGAGCAAGTAATCCACTACTTCCAACAAGGAGGCGATTTCCACTTGCAAGTATTACAGAAACATAATGTACAGGACTGGGTAAAAGAATCATTAATCTTAGATATAATCCAAGCTACTAGTGACCAAGCTAATACAATAGCTATTTATCAATTGAGGACAAGTATTGTAAAGTTACTTCAAAACTATTCAGATATTGATGCAAATAATTTACTTTACATACTTCAAGAAATTCAAGCTACTCACCAGTTAGAGCTATCACAACTTTGTGAGGTTATTACCTATTTATCAGCATCAAATCCAAGCCAAGCAGTAGAGTGTTTAACAACGCCTCATGAGAATTGGATTATTGCTTTACAATTTAGTTGGCTAAATGAAAAGATAAAATCTCTAAAGCATTTTTTACCCAAGCAACGTAGAAAGTTAACACATACTTTAAACCAATTACTCTGGCAGTCTGAAGTTACAGCTACTTTTTTAAATGGCCTGCAAGCTGAAAAGAGTTGGAGAAGAATTAAGCAATTTTTCTCTTTTATAACGCTTAATACTGTACCAGAAGATATTCTAATATCAATCTTCAATCTACCGCCTTTGAAGGAAGGGGCTAGTATGGTAGAAAGTTGGCAATATTATATCATCTCTAAGTGTATTAAATCGTTATTAAAAAAAATATTTCCTGCTCCTATCCCTGTTATTGAAAGTCAAATAGATATACTTCTATTAGATAAACTATGGCTGCTTGATGTTATGTTCCATCCTTTAAAAGAACTATCGAGAAGGCAGACTAACTATACAGAAATAGATGATCACCGCTTCAGCCAGGTTTTAGATTTGCTTATAGAATATAATCTTGGAGAAGACAAAGCGTCTGTCTATGGTGAAGTTTTAGAAGTCATTACTGATAAACCCTCTCAAGATTGGGAAAAAGAAGCACATAAGTTTATTACAAAAGCAGCTTTTAAACAATCACATGAGCGAAGCATAGACGAAATACTTAGTTACATCACTGAGAAGTCACCTTATGCTAGCTTTGCCAAACAGAAAGATCACTTAGAAACTGCTTACAAAGGTGTCAAAAATGCTTATAAGGAGAGTTCTAATCTCCTACTCACCCATAAAAAGACCATTAATAAATGGAACCAAGAAGAAATTCTGGAATGGGCCAACCATATTAAATATACTAATTCAATCGATTTTTCGCTTCCAGAAACTCAACATGAACTAATAGCTGTTATAAAAAGAGCTGTAGAGCTTTGCTATGGCTATCCTCCAAGAAATACTCAGCTGTTAACAGCCCTAATTATGCTTAACCCTGCGGAAGGGAAAGGAAGACTGGCCCAAGTCAATACTGGCGAAGGCAAGTCGCTCATTGTGGCCATACTAGCAGCTATTCATGGACTACAATGTAAAAAAGTAGATATCGTTACTACTTCTACCGAGCTCTCCGTTCGGGAGGCAGCTAAACAAGAAAATTTTTTCTCTATGCTAGGACTTACCGTAGGAGAAAATAGTAATGATGAGCTAAACTATGGTATATATGGGCGCGATATCGTATATGGGACAGCTGCTAATTTCCAAAGAGATATTTTGCTTACCGAATTTTCAGGTAAAGATAATAGAGGCCGGCGTGGATTTGGAGTCGTGATTGTAGATAAAGTAGATAGTATGCTCTTTGACAGTAGAAATTACAACCTACACATTTCTAGCCAAATGCCTGCTATGCACCACCTAGAAGTTGTTTTAGGCGCCTTATTTAGCTTTGTAAATTTATTGCTACGCCATCTGGTAGAAAAAGATGGAAAAACCTACTATATCGCCGAGGATTTTGAAGTTAAAGGTGACCAACTAATCGTATACTCAGGTTCAGATAAGCCTGTGCAGCTAGAAGACAAGGAGGTTGAAGATAAAGAGAGTTTTATTGTACAAAACACTGAGAATTGGCTACGTACCGTTTTACGCAATCCTGCTGACACAGGTAATGGAGAAGAAACAGAATGGCAGGACTATAATAAGTGGTGCGCAAAGCTGGTTATGTTCAAATACAAACTAGGAAGAGAGCAAAAAGAAGAAAAGAAAAAACAACTAGAAGAACGAATTAAAACGCTGGAACAACAGATAGAGAATGCCCCTTGGAAAAAGCGTGAAGAAGTCATTGATATACCTAAACATTTACGCGGCTTTGTACTTAAACAGATACCTCACTGGACACGTAGTGCATTGCTAGCCATCTGCTTCTACAAAAAAGAGCTTCATTACGATATCAAAGATGGAGAAATTGTACCTATCGATTATGACAATACAGGTGTATTGCAAGAGAGTATGGTATGGAACGATGGTTTAGCACAAATGCTACAAATTAAAGAGGGCCTTAAAGTAAAACCAGAAAGTATTTCTACCAATTACATATCTACACCTGGATTTTTTAAAAGATATGGACATTCTATTTATGGGCTTACAGGTACACTAGGCAATCAACCTACTCACGACTTCTTATCTGAAGTATATAGCACAGGCTTAGTTATTATACCACCCTATAAGCACATTCAAATAGCTAATAATGAGCATTCTCAATATCTGTGTAAAGAGCTACCAGCTATTATTGTACCTACCCACCAAGCTTGGCGAGAAGCTATTAGCAAAACTGTGCTCAGCAAAGTTAGGAACAAACGCGCTGTATTAGTTATCTGTAAATACATAGACCAGGCCAAGCGCTTAGCAAAATACTTGCGCCAGCATCATAATGCAGATAAAATATTTACTTATACCGGCCAGGAAAAGTTTACAAAAGAGCATATAGATAGTGGCGAAGTTATTATAGCCACCAACATAGCAGGGCGTGGTACCGACCTTACTACCACCTCCACAGTAGAAGAGCATGGAGGTATGCATGTATGTATCACCTTTTTACCAGACACCTATCGGATAGAATTACAAAACGCAGGCAGGACAGCTCGGCAAGGTAAAAAAGGAACTGCCCAGTTAATTATACAAAATGCTGATATCAATGACATTAAATTACTGAGGACCATACGCGACTGGCAAGAGCGTAATGCCATAAACCGTGCCAAACAAGATGTGGAGGAAATGGATTTCCAAGATCGCTTATTTGATAGTTTTTGTGCGTTAGAAAGTAAACTTCTACCCAATGTAGATGATGCAAAAAAGTTACAGCAATATCAGATTATAGAAGAAGCATGGGAAAAGACTGAAAAAGATTTCTTGTCGCCACCCAGCATTGCTAAAGCCTACCAAGCGCAACTCAACGCTAGGGTGCAAGCTGACTTAGACCATCTGATTAACAAATTAGAAGAAGATATTAGCAAAACACCTGAAACACAATGGGGACAATTAGAGTTTTCCCTAACGCTTAATAATGGCAAGAAATTAAAGATTACTGATATAAAGACACGTGCAGATATACAACAACTAAAAGAAAACCTAGCACAGTTTATCCGTAAAGACTTAAGCAGCACGCTATTTAAGGAGGATGATTTTACACAGCAACATACAGAAACCATACGTAATAATTTTTATCAAGCTTTTAAAAGTTCTATGGCTGCTGACGTAATAGAAGCTTTGCGTGAAGGCAAACCTTTTATTCCAGAAAATGGTGAGCTAGCTGCAAAATATAAATGGGGAGAACAAGAAAAAAGAGCAATACAAGAGCGCTGGGGAATTTGGCTACACCACGCTTTAAAAGGCAAACGATCTGACAAAAAAGGTATACAAGATCAGTTTACCGCTTTATCAAAAGAAATTAAAGATCATGGTAAAGAGGATAAGCTTATTCAGAACCCTTATTTTTATGTACTAAAAGGGAATGAGCTGTTAGCTCAAGATCGAAAATACTTGGCTATAGAAGCCTATGATAAAGCCATATACCTAGATCATCTGTATAGCGTTAATGCACGTTATAACAAAGCCTGGGCGCTACTCAAAGAGGAAGGAGATAGTAGGCAAAATATAAGAATTGCCCGAAAAACACTTCAGCAAGCAAAGATACTATTAGCTAGCAAGCATCAAAGTGATTTAATTCTTTTTCATTCATTAGTAAGTGGAGCTATAGGTGCTAAACCTACCTTTCTCCAGCACATGCAATATCAAATAAATATCTTAGCCGAACAACAAAATATATTGATGCGGCTTTACATCAGCTCTATATTGCTAAAGAGAAAGAGTGGAATATAG